A genomic segment from Tuwongella immobilis encodes:
- a CDS encoding autorepressor SdpR family transcription factor yields the protein MMNEVFKAMADATRREILRLLREHGELTAGQLADYFPTGKSTLSHHFNVLKMANLVSTRRAGQQIYYALNTTVMQDAMELLVRLLGVNRPDSEAKS from the coding sequence ATGATGAACGAGGTGTTCAAGGCGATGGCAGATGCGACTCGACGGGAGATTCTGCGTCTGTTGCGGGAGCATGGGGAATTGACTGCCGGACAATTGGCAGACTATTTTCCGACGGGGAAATCGACGCTATCGCATCATTTTAACGTATTGAAGATGGCGAATCTGGTATCGACACGTCGAGCCGGGCAGCAGATTTATTATGCCCTGAATACGACGGTCATGCAGGACGCCATGGAATTGTTGGTCCGGTTGCTCGGGGTGAATCGCCCGGATTCGGAGGCCAAATCATGA
- the ruvC gene encoding crossover junction endodeoxyribonuclease RuvC: MATTPRRIMGIDPGLNTTGYGVIEIVDRTVRILEAGVVRSTPKRAATDMADRLCTLYNGIVEVMDQWKPSVVSVEQLYAHYEHPRTAILMGHARGVFLLAAAQRSVVVVSYNATQIKKSITGAGHANKEQMQRAMMRELRLQAMPEPHDVADALAAALCHYYTESTAGQTIDLNEVG; encoded by the coding sequence ATGGCCACGACGCCGCGTCGGATTATGGGCATCGATCCGGGGTTGAATACCACCGGATATGGTGTCATCGAAATTGTGGACCGCACGGTTCGAATTCTCGAAGCCGGGGTGGTCCGCTCCACACCAAAACGGGCTGCTACCGACATGGCAGATCGCCTTTGTACACTGTACAATGGGATTGTTGAGGTGATGGATCAATGGAAGCCATCGGTCGTTTCGGTGGAACAACTCTATGCCCATTATGAGCATCCTCGTACAGCGATTCTGATGGGGCATGCGCGGGGGGTGTTTCTGCTGGCTGCGGCTCAGCGTTCCGTCGTGGTGGTGAGCTACAACGCCACGCAGATCAAAAAATCCATCACCGGGGCCGGTCACGCAAACAAAGAGCAGATGCAGCGCGCGATGATGCGCGAACTGCGCCTGCAAGCGATGCCCGAACCGCATGACGTGGCGGATGCCCTGGCGGCGGCGCTCTGCCACTATTACACGGAATCGACTGCGGGCCAAACGATCGATCTGAATGAAGTGGGGTAA
- the ruvA gene encoding Holliday junction branch migration protein RuvA — translation MITRISGTLNRVLDEEVRLQVGAFEYQVLIPEFIRRQLQTHTGETVTFSTLEYIEGNQASNKMIPRIIGFLQESELDFFDLFCTVDKIGTKKALKAMARPIREIANAIARQDAKWLTSLPGIGKSSADQIIATLKDKVTRYSLLPEKSVAEGNTTTPAAPIEATVLEDAYLALMALGMSSLDARTRLDVLLASGQKFENVQEVINLVFKASR, via the coding sequence ATGATCACACGGATCAGCGGAACTCTGAATCGGGTCCTCGATGAAGAAGTTCGGCTGCAGGTCGGGGCGTTTGAGTATCAAGTGCTGATTCCGGAATTTATCCGCCGGCAGTTGCAAACCCATACGGGAGAAACGGTTACGTTCTCTACCCTGGAATATATCGAAGGGAATCAAGCCTCGAATAAGATGATTCCTCGGATCATTGGATTTTTGCAAGAGTCTGAGTTGGATTTCTTCGATCTATTCTGTACGGTCGATAAGATTGGCACGAAAAAAGCGTTGAAGGCGATGGCCCGCCCGATTCGTGAGATTGCCAACGCGATTGCTCGTCAGGATGCCAAGTGGCTGACCTCACTTCCGGGGATTGGCAAAAGTAGCGCCGATCAGATTATCGCCACATTGAAAGATAAAGTGACGCGCTACTCGCTTCTGCCGGAAAAGTCGGTGGCAGAAGGGAATACGACAACGCCCGCTGCTCCCATCGAAGCGACGGTCTTGGAAGATGCCTATCTGGCATTGATGGCACTCGGAATGTCGTCATTGGATGCCCGCACGCGGTTGGACGTGCTGTTAGCATCCGGGCAGAAATTTGAGAACGTGCAAGAAGTGATCAACCTGGTGTTCAAGGCTTCCCGCTAA
- a CDS encoding STM4014 family protein, which produces MTPNHLIVIANPNSKRWQHFHHDWLAFSAAHPAQPQLTLIPWADWLAAHGDLSPWLADHPPAYLRLESPGRDQAVVQALWQFAASSPIAEPQASELPTFHKTEFFQPRRIHAGLERLLTHLTAQLERFPQIHPLTPPDSILQMFDKSRHLNGLRQLRIPVPEMLPIEGRTSHNILTMIRERHWETAYAKWNFGSSGVGTLVISPRLSGRITRTTIHRDAQGRLHNTRQLEWIDETQTLELLEVLIAEGLIVTRGIRPARIDETPFDVRVILIGGQVTHAQFRLSHQPLTNLHLGGRRGDRARCEAAIPRRAWLDGLAQCQKAAESLAAHIVGIDLLFEQTSWRPILLECNAFGDWIPNLLDSQGRSIHRAGLDSLPFARNPDENSTYDPTLGISPRRSNRL; this is translated from the coding sequence ATGACGCCCAATCATCTGATCGTGATTGCCAATCCCAACTCCAAGCGCTGGCAGCACTTCCATCACGATTGGCTGGCCTTTTCGGCGGCGCATCCCGCTCAGCCGCAACTGACGTTGATCCCCTGGGCCGATTGGCTCGCAGCGCATGGCGATCTGTCGCCCTGGCTCGCCGATCATCCCCCGGCCTATCTGCGTCTCGAATCGCCCGGCCGCGATCAAGCCGTCGTCCAGGCATTATGGCAGTTCGCCGCCTCGTCCCCAATCGCCGAACCGCAAGCATCCGAACTGCCCACATTCCACAAAACGGAATTCTTTCAGCCGCGGCGCATCCATGCCGGTCTCGAACGATTGCTCACCCACCTCACCGCCCAACTGGAGCGGTTTCCGCAGATTCACCCACTCACTCCGCCCGATTCAATCCTACAAATGTTCGATAAATCCCGTCATTTGAACGGGTTACGTCAACTCCGCATCCCCGTGCCCGAGATGCTTCCCATCGAGGGACGCACCAGCCACAATATTCTCACGATGATTCGTGAGCGGCATTGGGAAACCGCCTACGCCAAATGGAATTTCGGCTCCTCCGGCGTGGGCACGCTGGTGATCTCCCCTCGATTGTCCGGCCGCATCACCCGCACCACCATCCACCGCGATGCCCAAGGCCGACTCCACAATACCCGGCAATTGGAATGGATCGATGAGACGCAAACCCTGGAGCTACTGGAAGTTCTGATTGCGGAAGGGCTGATCGTGACTCGTGGCATCCGCCCGGCACGCATCGACGAAACACCATTCGACGTTCGAGTCATTCTCATCGGCGGCCAAGTGACGCATGCCCAATTTCGACTGAGCCACCAGCCGCTGACCAATTTGCATCTCGGTGGGCGGCGCGGCGATCGGGCTCGATGTGAAGCGGCGATCCCGCGACGGGCATGGCTTGATGGTTTGGCCCAATGTCAGAAGGCGGCCGAATCCCTGGCCGCCCACATCGTCGGAATCGATCTCTTGTTCGAGCAAACATCGTGGCGACCGATTCTGCTCGAATGCAACGCCTTCGGGGATTGGATTCCGAATCTGCTCGATTCGCAAGGCCGCAGCATTCATCGGGCCGGGCTCGACTCGCTTCCATTCGCCCGAAACCCCGATGAAAATTCGACTTACGATCCGACGCTGGGCATCTCGCCACGTCGCTCCAACCGCTTGTAA
- the ruvB gene encoding Holliday junction branch migration DNA helicase RuvB — protein sequence MARETVLTQESASEDPKRDAALRPKHLREVIGQQAAVQRLSIAVNASKKLREPLAHILFDGPPGLGKTTFATVLPTELGVSIQMTSGPALSKPADLLPFLTNLEEGSILFIDEIHRMPRVVEEFIYPAMEDFRIDIVLGDGMNARTISMNLKRFTLIGATTRSGMLSSPMRDRFRIHEHLDFYTVPELATIVRVNAQKLGTQISDEAALELAQRSRGTPRIANNRLYWVRHFAASESDGIITLPIARAALEMAEVDRDGLDKQDRRYLETLLGVFGGGPAGVEAIAATMNLPADTLSDEIEPYLLREQFIVRSPRGRIATPRGFTAMGHTPRDLSSPETLPRLF from the coding sequence ATGGCACGCGAGACCGTTCTGACCCAGGAATCGGCATCCGAAGATCCGAAACGCGATGCCGCCTTACGTCCCAAGCACTTGCGCGAAGTCATCGGTCAGCAAGCGGCGGTGCAACGACTCTCCATCGCCGTCAATGCGTCGAAAAAACTCCGTGAACCGCTGGCGCACATTCTCTTTGATGGCCCGCCGGGGTTGGGGAAGACCACCTTCGCCACGGTGTTGCCCACGGAGTTGGGTGTGTCGATTCAAATGACCAGCGGCCCGGCACTCTCCAAGCCCGCAGATCTGCTGCCATTTTTGACAAATCTAGAAGAGGGTTCAATCTTATTTATCGATGAAATTCATCGTATGCCGCGGGTGGTGGAGGAGTTTATCTACCCCGCGATGGAGGATTTTCGCATCGATATTGTGCTGGGTGATGGCATGAATGCCCGCACGATTTCCATGAATCTCAAACGGTTTACGTTGATTGGAGCCACCACGCGCAGCGGCATGCTTTCCAGTCCAATGCGGGATCGCTTCCGGATTCACGAGCACCTCGATTTCTATACGGTGCCGGAATTGGCAACGATTGTTCGTGTGAACGCTCAAAAACTCGGCACACAAATTTCGGATGAGGCTGCCTTGGAATTGGCCCAGCGGAGCCGAGGCACCCCGCGGATTGCCAACAATCGTCTGTATTGGGTGCGGCATTTTGCGGCCAGCGAATCGGATGGGATCATCACATTGCCGATCGCCCGGGCGGCGTTGGAGATGGCCGAAGTCGATCGCGATGGGTTGGATAAGCAGGATCGTCGCTACCTGGAGACGCTCTTGGGAGTGTTTGGTGGTGGTCCCGCCGGTGTGGAAGCGATTGCGGCGACGATGAATCTGCCAGCCGATACACTTTCCGATGAAATCGAGCCGTATCTGCTGCGGGAGCAATTCATTGTGCGGTCGCCGCGTGGCCGAATCGCCACCCCGCGAGGCTTCACCGCCATGGGGCATACCCCCCGCGATTTGAGCAGCCCCGAAACCCTGCCGCGGCTGTTTTGA
- the ispF gene encoding 2-C-methyl-D-erythritol 2,4-cyclodiphosphate synthase gives MRIGSGHDTHRLVEGRPLILGGVRIEHPRGLYGHSDADVVLHAITDALLGALALGDIGDRYPDTDPKFFQADSTIFLRESLGDVTQRGWSIANLDVTIFAQEPKLGPLKQQIRASIAGLLSVSVDQVSVKAKTGEKVGAIGRAEAIGCHATVLLQRAEMPTS, from the coding sequence GTGCGCATCGGTTCGGGGCATGACACCCATCGGTTGGTGGAAGGGCGTCCGCTCATTCTCGGGGGAGTGCGAATCGAGCATCCTCGCGGATTGTATGGACATTCAGACGCGGATGTTGTGCTACACGCCATTACCGATGCGCTCCTCGGTGCGCTGGCCCTGGGTGATATTGGCGATCGCTACCCGGACACCGACCCGAAGTTCTTCCAAGCTGACTCGACGATTTTTCTTCGGGAATCGCTCGGCGATGTCACCCAACGCGGCTGGTCGATCGCCAACTTGGATGTGACTATCTTCGCCCAGGAACCCAAACTCGGACCGCTGAAGCAACAAATTCGTGCATCGATTGCGGGACTTCTAAGCGTGTCGGTGGATCAGGTCAGCGTGAAAGCGAAGACTGGCGAGAAAGTCGGGGCGATCGGGCGAGCGGAAGCCATTGGTTGTCATGCGACTGTGCTCCTTCAGCGAGCAGAGATGCCGACAAGTTGA
- a CDS encoding SdpI family protein encodes MNRYAWIGWGLLTVVLAVTLTAYWGYADRLPEQIPVHWNAAGEADRFTTSEYVLQHWLLMPAIIAAVSVAAVGLPKISPQEYRIERFSDTWYQIMLITQVMMAFFQISILLSSFDPNVPAGRGILVGIGVGFMLLGNILGRVRRNFWMGIRTPWTLSSEVVWNRTHRVGGFLFVLMGLVGLLTGLFNWSIWPFLGITLLGSLGVCLYSLILYKRLERRGEMPSVGS; translated from the coding sequence ATGAATCGGTATGCCTGGATTGGGTGGGGTTTGTTGACGGTCGTTCTTGCGGTAACTCTTACTGCCTATTGGGGTTACGCCGATCGACTACCGGAGCAAATCCCCGTGCATTGGAACGCGGCGGGGGAGGCGGATCGCTTCACGACATCGGAATATGTGTTGCAGCATTGGTTGCTCATGCCGGCGATTATTGCGGCGGTTAGCGTGGCGGCGGTGGGGTTGCCGAAAATCTCGCCACAGGAATATCGGATCGAGCGATTTAGTGATACGTGGTATCAGATCATGTTGATCACTCAAGTGATGATGGCATTCTTTCAAATCTCGATTTTGTTGTCGAGCTTTGATCCGAATGTGCCTGCGGGGCGAGGGATTCTCGTCGGCATCGGCGTCGGTTTCATGTTACTGGGTAACATCTTAGGGCGAGTGCGGCGGAATTTTTGGATGGGGATTCGCACCCCGTGGACGCTGTCCAGCGAGGTGGTTTGGAATCGCACGCACCGCGTTGGCGGATTTCTGTTTGTGCTGATGGGGTTGGTCGGATTGTTGACCGGTCTGTTCAATTGGAGCATCTGGCCGTTTCTGGGCATCACCTTGTTGGGTTCGCTGGGGGTATGTCTCTATTCGCTGATTCTTTACAAGCGGTTGGAGCGACGTGGCGAGATGCCCAGCGTCGGATCGTAA
- the cysS gene encoding cysteine--tRNA ligase, translating to MALQVYSTLTRKKEVFTPIRPGQVSMYVCGPTVYKPSHIGHMVGPVIFDTVKRYLRYLGYQVTWVTNITDVDDKLIIAAEKQNTTVAELAKRMTDDYFECLKSLNVTGIDHFPRATDHISGMIEMMQTLIGKDLAYPSSGDVYFDISKDEDYGKLCNRDPEQLEAGSRIEVSDRKRNPGDFALWKSAKPGEPSWESPWGAGRPGWHIECSCMAWKLLGEMIDIHGGGLDLQFPHHENELAQSESFTGKPFARYWMHNGLLKMGAGKMAGSIGNVLNVVEALKHVSGETLRFFMLTTHYRSPIDLGDWDPRSPGAPVIPPGLDNAKKGFDTFVRFAERYARISGTAYHQLSVPRERQDGRAFQKPEFAELLGRFLTYMDDDFNTGGAVGVMYELVTVLNRLADSAKLESTQAISPERDAFLEGATLLKEMGQILGLFEQAPPERAIGGGDQIVAGLMSLLIDLRNNLRAEAKGITDKTNPLKKALFDQTDLIRKRLAELGVTLEDRAGGTDWRLG from the coding sequence ATGGCTTTGCAAGTGTATAGCACACTCACTCGGAAGAAGGAAGTCTTCACCCCGATTCGCCCGGGGCAGGTGAGCATGTACGTCTGTGGGCCGACCGTCTACAAGCCCAGTCATATCGGCCACATGGTCGGTCCGGTAATCTTTGATACCGTCAAACGCTATCTGCGCTATTTGGGCTATCAGGTAACCTGGGTGACGAATATCACCGATGTCGATGACAAACTCATCATCGCTGCCGAGAAGCAAAATACGACCGTCGCAGAACTTGCGAAGCGAATGACCGATGATTATTTCGAGTGCCTGAAATCGCTCAACGTCACCGGAATTGATCATTTTCCGCGGGCGACCGATCATATCAGCGGCATGATCGAAATGATGCAAACCCTCATTGGGAAAGATCTTGCGTATCCATCCTCAGGGGATGTGTATTTCGATATTTCGAAAGATGAAGATTACGGCAAGCTCTGCAACCGCGATCCGGAACAACTCGAAGCGGGTTCGCGGATCGAAGTTTCGGATCGGAAACGGAATCCAGGCGATTTCGCCCTGTGGAAATCGGCGAAACCCGGCGAGCCGTCTTGGGAATCACCCTGGGGAGCGGGGCGGCCGGGCTGGCATATCGAATGCTCGTGCATGGCTTGGAAGCTACTGGGCGAGATGATCGACATCCACGGCGGCGGTTTGGATTTGCAGTTCCCGCACCACGAAAATGAACTCGCGCAGTCGGAATCCTTTACTGGAAAACCATTTGCGCGGTATTGGATGCACAACGGGCTGCTCAAGATGGGAGCTGGCAAGATGGCCGGCTCCATCGGGAATGTGCTGAATGTCGTCGAGGCGTTGAAGCATGTTTCCGGCGAAACGCTGCGGTTCTTCATGCTCACGACGCACTATCGTTCGCCGATTGATTTGGGGGATTGGGATCCACGTTCGCCTGGAGCGCCGGTGATTCCGCCTGGGTTGGACAATGCCAAGAAGGGATTTGACACGTTCGTGCGATTCGCCGAACGATATGCTCGAATCTCTGGAACGGCCTATCACCAATTATCGGTCCCCCGCGAACGTCAAGATGGTCGTGCATTCCAGAAGCCGGAGTTTGCCGAGTTGCTTGGGCGATTCCTGACGTATATGGACGATGATTTCAATACAGGTGGCGCGGTTGGGGTGATGTACGAATTGGTTACGGTGCTGAATCGTCTCGCAGATTCAGCGAAGCTCGAATCGACGCAAGCCATTTCACCCGAACGAGATGCGTTCCTGGAAGGGGCAACGTTGCTCAAGGAAATGGGCCAAATCTTGGGGCTGTTTGAGCAGGCACCGCCCGAGCGTGCGATCGGTGGTGGGGATCAGATTGTTGCGGGATTGATGAGTTTGTTGATCGACTTGCGAAACAATCTGCGTGCGGAAGCCAAGGGAATCACGGATAAGACCAATCCGTTGAAGAAAGCACTGTTCGATCAGACCGATTTGATTCGCAAACGTCTTGCGGAGCTTGGGGTTACGCTCGAAGATCGCGCCGGTGGAACCGATTGGCGCTTGGGCTGA
- a CDS encoding WGR domain-containing protein, which yields MRTFTFTDAKSYKFWNIDLSGTSFTVVYGRVGTNGQTQTKSFATPEQAEKEANKLIAEKVKKGYTETTSATPIASGPVDVPTTLQSLEAARSDNPDELAAAQAYADRLIETGDPRGELIQVQISLENPDLSPAEREQFIATEQAILADYQRAWLGNAAEYFIDQRDVHEWDINQGNRNTATWRFGWLDTVSLVRCNLRLSRMLARCPMAKFLTELNISETDYEDGYTNENGDSPIPGIDDLPEEIDEYQMALHGLFSAPFLGTLKRVRFGSIEEENYDDYCPFNCHFAGDQLAQLIERMPRIEELRLFAHRVNTQKLFGLKSLTHLRVIQLYHNDNYDVKRLASNAACANLEAILFHPHALEDEPMLTVEGLEAIGKSKHLSKLRHLRYRLSDAGDDGCQVIVDTKLLKRLKQLDLRHGRITDTGLATLMASPDFKNLELLDISRNRITPDGIARLQASGVPFLASHQATGTYEPGSYEESEYLYAGDIE from the coding sequence ATGCGGACATTCACCTTCACCGACGCGAAATCGTACAAGTTCTGGAATATCGACCTTTCCGGAACCTCATTCACCGTCGTCTACGGACGCGTCGGCACCAACGGGCAAACGCAAACCAAGAGTTTTGCCACCCCCGAACAGGCCGAAAAAGAGGCCAACAAACTCATCGCCGAAAAGGTGAAAAAAGGCTACACCGAGACAACCTCCGCCACCCCCATCGCAAGCGGCCCCGTCGATGTACCCACGACGTTGCAAAGCCTGGAAGCCGCCCGAAGCGACAACCCCGATGAATTGGCCGCCGCCCAAGCCTATGCCGATCGACTGATCGAAACCGGCGATCCTCGCGGCGAATTGATCCAAGTGCAAATCAGCCTCGAGAATCCCGACCTTTCCCCCGCCGAACGCGAACAATTCATCGCCACCGAACAGGCCATCCTCGCCGACTATCAACGCGCATGGCTGGGCAACGCCGCCGAATATTTCATCGATCAACGCGATGTCCACGAATGGGACATCAACCAAGGCAACCGCAACACCGCAACCTGGCGATTCGGCTGGCTGGATACCGTCTCGCTGGTCCGCTGCAACCTCCGACTCTCACGGATGTTAGCACGATGCCCGATGGCCAAATTCCTCACCGAACTCAATATCTCCGAGACCGATTACGAAGACGGTTACACCAACGAAAACGGCGATTCCCCGATCCCCGGAATCGACGACCTGCCCGAAGAGATCGATGAATACCAAATGGCCTTGCACGGCCTGTTTTCCGCACCGTTTCTCGGCACGTTGAAGCGCGTCCGCTTCGGGAGCATCGAAGAAGAAAACTACGACGATTACTGCCCGTTCAACTGCCATTTCGCCGGCGATCAATTGGCCCAACTCATCGAACGCATGCCGCGAATCGAAGAACTCCGACTCTTCGCCCACCGCGTCAACACGCAGAAACTCTTCGGCCTCAAAAGCCTCACCCATCTGCGAGTGATCCAACTCTATCACAATGATAATTATGATGTGAAGCGGCTCGCCAGCAACGCCGCCTGTGCCAATCTCGAAGCCATTCTCTTCCACCCGCACGCGCTCGAAGACGAACCGATGCTCACCGTCGAAGGACTCGAAGCAATCGGTAAATCCAAGCATCTCAGCAAGTTACGGCATCTGCGCTATCGGCTCAGCGATGCCGGCGACGATGGCTGCCAAGTCATCGTCGATACCAAACTGCTCAAACGGCTCAAGCAACTCGACCTGCGACATGGCCGCATCACCGATACCGGCTTAGCGACGCTCATGGCTTCGCCCGATTTCAAGAATCTGGAACTACTCGATATTTCCCGAAACCGAATCACCCCCGATGGCATCGCCCGACTGCAAGCCAGCGGCGTCCCCTTCCTCGCCTCGCATCAAGCGACCGGCACCTATGAACCGGGCAGTTACGAAGAATCGGAATATCTCTACGCGGGTGATATTGAATAA